The proteins below are encoded in one region of Rhododendron vialii isolate Sample 1 chromosome 7a, ASM3025357v1:
- the LOC131334138 gene encoding uncharacterized protein At4g06598-like isoform X1, protein MGSSNISPSLKTSPYTNRQAQLPSISSLTHGSPWDGHSTLVGSKSIEQPTELLSHHLRCSSESCLVEQPYWLDDLLNEPETLVQKGHRRSVSDSSTYLCLEANPDDINEETNFTIAIAGPASWGCQALIHQMDPLHASFEKRPSSSDKEWNIVSEPLPMVSEGLMSTAARKPDQVDSVSRNQSGLQLKPFLSKSEAKRAKQQSAHRSRVKKLQYIAELERTVEALQAEGCAVSAELEFLDQHNLILGMENRTLRQRLDNLSQEQAIKQMEQEMLQREIARLQTLYHLQLLQHQQQHEQEHSRPRRNRSQDLDTEFANLSINK, encoded by the exons ATGGGAAGTTCAAACATATCACCAAGCCTCAAAACTTCCCCATACACAAACAGGCAGGCCCAACTCCCTTCTATAAGTTCCCTTACACATGGTTCTCCATGGGATGGCCATTCAACTCTCGTAGGATCAAAATCCATTGAACAGCCCACAGAATTACTGAGTCACCATCTCCGTTGTTCTTCTGAGAGTTGTCTCGTAGAGCAACCGTATTGGCTTGACGATCTCCTTAATGAGCCAGAGACACTGGTACAAAAAGGTCACAGACGTTCAGTGAGCGACTCTTCTACATACTTATGTCTGGAAGCTAATCCGGATGACATCAATGAGGAAACCAACTTCACAATTGCTATTGCTGGTCCTGCTTCTTGGGGGTGTCAGGCTTTGATTCATCAGATGGATCCGTTGCATGCTTCGTTCGAGAAAAGGCCAAGCTCTTCCGACAAAGAATGGAATATAGTTAGTGAACCTCTTCCAATGGTTTCAGAAGGGTTGATGTCTACTGCAGCTAGAAAGCCTGACCAAGTGGATTCTGTTTCTCGAAACCAATCAGGCTTACAATTGAAGCCTTTCCTGTCCAAGTCAGAAGCAAAACGTGCCAAACA GCAATCAGCTCATCGTTCACGGGTCAAGAAGCTGCAATACATCGCTGAACTGGAAAGGACTGTAGAAGCTTTGCAG GCTGAAGGATGTGCAGTTTCGGCTGAGCTTGAATTCTTGGACCAGCATAATCTTATATTAGGCATGGAGAACAGAACCCTGAGACAGCGATTAGACAATTTATCCCAGGAGCAAGCGATAAAACAGA TGGAGCAGGAAATGTTACAGAGAGAAATCGCAAGGCTTCAAACACTGTACCATCTCCAGCTGCTGCAGCATCAACAGCAGCACGAGCAAGAGCATTCCAGACCTCGCCGAAACAGAAGTCAGGACCTTGACACCGAATTCGCTAACCTCTCCATCAACAAATAG
- the LOC131333094 gene encoding DNA replication licensing factor MCM6-like → MRQKDLIEWYVSQLKEKNNNTSTDEAAAEVSKVQGVIECLVMEGHLIVVVDGMQAASEADGDINVRQSTLSRNDRILAVAPNKQGKTLVHKYPTSDHAESGAEPPSDNAECRAELANRQGKKLGISDEYLQRVTEALFMRLREGTGLAGMRERDLIEWYVIELNKKIENPSIVEASAEASTVISIIETLVRGGLLIVVDDGMQAATAKENGDNNTRQGRILALKPNLQGNPCVLSAEYFESIGAALVM, encoded by the exons ATGAGACAGAAGGACTTGATAGAATGGTATGTGAGTCAactgaaagagaaaaataacaacACTTCCACAGATGAGGCAGCAGCTGAAGTTTCAAAAGTCCAAGGTGTCATAGAG TGTTTGGTAATGGAAGGGCATTTGATAGTGGTGGTTGATGGTATGCAAGCGGCATCAGAGGCTGACGGTGACATCAATGTTAGGCAGTCTACTTTGTCTAGAAACGACAGGATTCTAGCTGTGGCGCCAAATAAACAAGGAAAGACGCTTGTACACAAGTATCCAACCTCTGATCATGCAGAAAGTGGAGCAGAGCCACCCTCTGATAATGCAGAATGTAGAGCAGAGCTTGCAAATCGACAAGGAAAGAAGCTTGGAATAAGCGATGAATATTTACAGAGGGTCACTGAAGCCCTCTTCATGCGACTTAGAGAAG GGACTGGGCTGGCTGGAATGAGAGAGCGTGACTTGATAGAATGGTATGTGATTGAACTTaataagaaaattgaaaacccTTCGATAGTGGAGGCATCAGCTGAAGCTTCAACAGTCATATCTATCATAGAG ACTTTGGTAAGGGGAGGGCTTTTGATTGTGGTGGATGATGGTATGCAAGCAGCAACAGCAAAGGAAAACGGTGACAACAACACTAGGCAAGGTAGGATTCTAGCTCTGAAGCCAAATTTACAAGGAAATCCTTGTGTACTAAGCGCTGAATATTTTGAGAGCATCGGTGCAGCCCTCGTCATGTGA
- the LOC131334138 gene encoding uncharacterized protein At4g06598-like isoform X2: MGSSNISPSLKTSPYTNRQAQLPSISSLTHGSPWDGHSTLVGSKSIEQPTELLSHHLRCSSESCLVEQPYWLDDLLNEPETLVQKGHRRSVSDSSTYLCLEANPDDINEETNFTIAIAGPASWGCQALIHQMDPLHASFEKRPSSSDKEWNIVSEPLPMVSEGLMSTAARKPDQVDSVSRNQSGLQLKPFLSKSEAKRAKQQSAHRSRVKKLQYIAELERTVEALQAEGCAVSAELEFLDQHNLILGMENRTLRQRLDNLSQEQAIKQMEQEMLQREIARLQTLYHLQLLQHQQQHEQEHSRPRRNRSQDLDTEFANLSINK, encoded by the exons ATGGGAAGTTCAAACATATCACCAAGCCTCAAAACTTCCCCATACACAAACAGGCAGGCCCAACTCCCTTCTATAAGTTCCCTTACACATGGTTCTCCATGGGATGGCCATTCAACTCTCGTAGGATCAAAATCCATTGAACAGCCCACAGAATTACTGAGTCACCATCTCCGTTGTTCTTCTGAGAGTTGTCTCGTAGAGCAACCGTATTGGCTTGACGATCTCCTTAATGAGCCAGAGACACTGGTACAAAAAGGTCACAGACGTTCAGTGAGCGACTCTTCTACATACTTATGTCTGGAAGCTAATCCGGATGACATCAATGAGGAAACCAACTTCACAATTGCTATTGCTGGTCCTGCTTCTTGGGGGTGTCAGGCTTTGATTCATCAGATGGATCCGTTGCATGCTTCGTTCGAGAAAAGGCCAAGCTCTTCCGACAAAGAATGGAATATAGTTAGTGAACCTCTTCCAATGGTTTCAGAAGGGTTGATGTCTACTGCAGCTAGAAAGCCTGACCAAGTGGATTCTGTTTCTCGAAACCAATCAGGCTTACAATTGAAGCCTTTCCTGTCCAAGTCAGAAGCAAAACGTGCCAAACA GCAATCAGCTCATCGTTCACGGGTCAAGAAGCTGCAATACATCGCTGAACTGGAAAGGACTGTAGAAG CCTTACAGGCTGAAGGATGTGCAGTTTCGGCTGAGCTTGAATTCTTGGACCAGCATAATCTTATATTAGGCATGGAGAACAGAACCCTGAGACAGCGATTAGACAATTTATCCCAGGAGCAAGCGATAAAACAGA TGGAGCAGGAAATGTTACAGAGAGAAATCGCAAGGCTTCAAACACTGTACCATCTCCAGCTGCTGCAGCATCAACAGCAGCACGAGCAAGAGCATTCCAGACCTCGCCGAAACAGAAGTCAGGACCTTGACACCGAATTCGCTAACCTCTCCATCAACAAATAG